The proteins below come from a single Oncorhynchus keta strain PuntledgeMale-10-30-2019 chromosome 32, Oket_V2, whole genome shotgun sequence genomic window:
- the LOC118365179 gene encoding 26S proteasome non-ATPase regulatory subunit 3-like, which translates to MKETTAKRREKPKDSKAEKQKDAGPEPQDVEMPEEDSATAEKKPKELDTLTLEDIKEHVKQIEKAVSGKEPRFVLRALRALPSTSRRLNPNVLHKAVSGFYTSNAAGKEFLLSFLEEPMDTEGDVQFRPRTGKAAATPLIPEAEAYLQLLLLVYLTNNKRYTEAQKVSDELLQKIGPQNRRALDLVAAKCYYYHSRVYEFLNQLDTVRSFLHTRLRTATLRHDADGQATLLNLLLRNYLQYNLYDQAEKLVSKSVFPELANNNEWARYLYYTGRIKAIQLEYTEARRTLTNALRKAPQHTAVGFKQTVHKLLIVVELLLGEIPDRLQFRQAPLKRSLAPYFLLTQAVRTGNLAKFNQALDQFGEKFQADGTYTLIIRLRHNVIKTGVRMISLSYSRISLADIAQKLQLDSPEDAEFIVAKAIRDGVIEASINHEKGYVQSKETMDIYGTREPQLAFHQRISFCLDIHNMSVKAMRFPPKAYNKDLESAEERREREQQDLEFAKEMAEDDDDSFP; encoded by the exons ATGAAAGAGACAACAGCCAAGAGACGCGAGAAACCCAAGGACTCTAAGGCTGAGAAACAGAAGGATGCGGGCCCCGAGCCGCAGGATGTGGAGATGCCGGAGGAGGACTCTGCCACTGCAGAGAAGAAACCCAAGGAACTTGATACCCTCACACTTGAAG ACATCAAGGAGCATGTGAAGCAGATAGAGAAGGCTGTGTCAGGCAAGGAGCCTCGCTTTGTGCTGAGGGCCCTGCGCGCCCTACCCTCCACCAGCCGCCGCCTCAACCCCAACGTGCTGCACAAGGCTGTGTCTGGCTTCTACACCTCCAACGCCGCTGGCAAAGAGTTCCTACTAAGCTTCCTAGAGGAG CCCATGGATACTGAGGGAGATGTCCAGTTCAGGCCCCGTACAGGGAAGGCAGCTGCCACCCCCCTGATCCCTGAGGCGGAGGCCTACCTGCAGCTGCTCCTGCTGGTTTATCTCACCAACAACAAACGCTACACAGAG GCCCAGAAAGTGTCAGATGAGCTCTTGCAGAAGATCGGACCTCAGAACCGGCGTGCTCTGGACCTGGTGGCCGCTAAGTGTTACTACTACCATTCCCGCGTCTATGAGTTCCTCAACCAGCTGGACACTGTGCGTAG TTTCCTGCACACGCGCCTGAGGACGGCCACCTTGCGGCACGACGCCGACGGCCAGGCCACACTGCTCAACCTGCTGCTGAGGAACTACCTGCAGTACAACCTGTACGACCAGGCTGAGAAGCTGGTGTCCAAGTCAGTCTTCCCTGAGCTGGCCAACAACAATGAGTGGGCCCGCTACCTCTACTACACAG GTCGTATCAAGGCCATCCAGCTAGAGTACACAGAGGCCAGGAGGACCCTGACCAACGCCCTGAGGAAGGCCCCCCAACACACAGCTGTGGGCTTCAAACAGACA GTTCACAAGTTGCTGATTGTGGTGGAGTTGTTGCTTGGGGAGATACCAGACAGGCTGCAGTTCCGCCAGGCTCCTCTGAAGAGATCACTAGCGCCCTACTTCCTGCTCACCCAGG CTGTCAGGACGGGTAACCTGGCCAAGTTCAACCAGGCCCTGGATCAGTTTGGAGAGAAGTTCCAGGCAGACGGCACCTATACCTTGATCATCCGCCTGCGACACAATGTCATCAAGACAG gtgtgcGTATGATCAGCCTGTCATACTCACGCATATCCCTGGCAGACATCGCTCAGAAGCTCCAGCTGGACAGTCCAGAGGATGCTGAGTTCATAGTGGCCAAG GCTATCCGTGATGGAGTGATTGAAGCCAGCATCAACCATGAGAAGGGCTATGTTCAGTCTAAAGAGACCATGGACATCTACGGTACCAGGGAGCCCCAGCTGGCCTTCCACCAGAGGATCTCCTTCTGCCTGGACATACACAACATGTCTGTCAAGGCCATGAGGTTTCCACCCAAGGCTTACAACAAGGACCTAGAATCAGCAGAG GAGCGCAGAGAGCGGGAGCAACAGGACCTGGAGTTCGCCAAGGAGATGGCGGAAGATGACGATGACAGTTTCCCATGA